The genomic window GGCGGCGATGGTGCAAACCAGCACCCGACTCAAACCTTGTTGGATCTGTTCTCGATTTACGAAACGCAAGGCACACTCGACAACCTCAATGTGGCATTCGTTGGTGACCTAAAATATGGCCGCACCGTGCACTCGTTGACACAAGCACTGTCAAAATTCAACAACGTACGTTTTTTCTTTATCGCACCAGAAGTGTTAGCCATGCCGGATTACATCTGTGAAGAACTGGAAGAGATGGGCATTCAATACAGCATGCACAGCAGCATTGAAGATGTGGTGCCAGAGCTGGATGTTCTGTACATGACACGCGTACAGAAAGAGCGCTTTGATGCGTCAGAATACGCTCATATGAAATCCGCTTACATTCTAACGGCTGATACGCTGAAAGACGCTCGCCAAAACATGAAGGTGCTGCATCCACTACCACGTGTCGATGAAATCACAACCGACGTCGATAAAACACCACACGCTTACTATTTCGAACAAGCTGAAAACGGTGTGTATGCACGTGAAGCTTTACTAGCCCTAGTTCTTAACGACACTTTATAAGCAGGAGAAACAGTCATGGTTAAACAAACTCAGCTACAAGTAGAAGCCATTCGTAACGGCAGTGTCATTGACCACATCCCTGCTCACCTTGGGATCAAGATCCTCAAACTGTTTAAATTACACAAAACCGAGCAACGCATCACGATAGGGCTAAATTTGCCTTCATCCGCACTGGGCCATAAAGATCTGATCAAGATTGAGAACATCTTTCTGACTAAGGAACAAGCCAATCAATTGGCTCTGTATGCTCCGCAAGCGACCGTGAATCAAATTGAAGAGTACAAAGTCGTCAATAAGCTAACCCTGGTGCTGCCAGATCAAATCAACAGTGTGTTCGCTTGCCCAAATAGCAACTGTATTTCACACGGTGAGCCTGTCGAAAGTCACTTTAAAGTGCAGCTAAAACAGGAAAATGTGCAGCTAAAATGCCATTACTGTGAAAAAGTATTCTCTCGCGAGATCATGAGTGAAATTCGCTAACCCTTAGCACTATTATCACGCACACCACAGTCCCCTAATATCAATGGATATTTATGCCAAGTTCCTCGGAATAAATATCCATTCCACCGAAGAGTAAAAATCCAACTTAAACCGAATCAAATAGAATTTTATTTGGTGATCGCCCTCAAAAAGATAACTATCCTTTAGTGGTAGACTGCATATGCAGGAGATAACACATCATACATACCTTCTGCCATTTACTTGGGAATTCATCTTTAGAATCGCACTCTATGGCTTTAAGAGTGTGTTTAACACTATGGATGAGCAATATCCACACCGTAACTTTAAGGGGTTGTTCATGAACCAAATCACTGAGCACGGTTGTTTGTATTCAGCGGAAGATAAAACACTGACGGCTGCGTGTAAGCGCTTACTGCAACAACAAAGCTTCTCGACCCAAAATCAACTTCGAGAGAAGCTCGTCGACATTGGCTATAATGGTATAAGCCAATCAACCGTCTCGCGCATTTTGTCACAGTTAGGTGTCGTAAAAATTCAAAACGCCTGTGGGAAAAAGGTGTACTGTATCACCGTGGAAAGCGCACCGGTCCGTGTTGATGCGTCAATCTCATCGCAAATCGAACTGATTACTCACAATCAAGCCATGGTGATCGTCAAGACAAATCCAGGTTGCGCGCAACTGGTGGCAAGGTTAGTTGATATCGATCCACATACCGAAATAATCGGAACGGTTGGTGGTAACGATACGGTATTAATTATTCCGAAAGACACGAGTAATATTGAAGCTTGCGAACAAGTCGTAAGGGCACGCTTGGGCGTTGCCTAAACGTTGTATTGACAAGGACTAAAGGCGCATGTCGGACTCCAAGTCCTGTCTCGAATCCCCAAGAAAATAACCCCGTCACCTTAAAGGGTTGTTCGTCGATGAAACTAATCGCAAACTATTACGGTCTGATGAGTTAAGATATCTCTAACCCCACTTTTATGACTGATAGTATGCGACGACTTGCCACATTACTTTTTGTTTGTGTTTCCCTATTCACTCAACCAGTCTTGGCTGCTTTTGGGAACAATAACGCCCAGCCAAGCTTTGGCGCCAATAACAATGGCTTTGTCCCTGTCGACCAAGCTTTTCCTTTCAATTACTACCAAAAAGATGGCAAGGTCCTTCTCGACTGGCAAGTAAAGGAGGGCTACTACCTCTACCAACACAGCCTCTCTTTTAGTGGCAAAAACCTCGCGATCGGCCCTGTTGAAATGGAAGATGGCCAACCACACCAAGATGAATTCTTTGGTGAGGTGAACATCTACACTCAACCATTATTCGTACAAGTTCCATTACAGAATTACCAAGATGGCTCTCAG from Vibrio artabrorum includes these protein-coding regions:
- a CDS encoding arginine repressor, which encodes MNQITEHGCLYSAEDKTLTAACKRLLQQQSFSTQNQLREKLVDIGYNGISQSTVSRILSQLGVVKIQNACGKKVYCITVESAPVRVDASISSQIELITHNQAMVIVKTNPGCAQLVARLVDIDPHTEIIGTVGGNDTVLIIPKDTSNIEACEQVVRARLGVA
- the pyrI gene encoding aspartate carbamoyltransferase regulatory subunit, whose amino-acid sequence is MVKQTQLQVEAIRNGSVIDHIPAHLGIKILKLFKLHKTEQRITIGLNLPSSALGHKDLIKIENIFLTKEQANQLALYAPQATVNQIEEYKVVNKLTLVLPDQINSVFACPNSNCISHGEPVESHFKVQLKQENVQLKCHYCEKVFSREIMSEIR
- the pyrB gene encoding aspartate carbamoyltransferase — its product is MAHSLFNKHIISIPELSRDELELIVDTAARLKAEPNPELLKNKVVASCFFEPSTRTRLSFETAVQRLGGTVIGFDNGGNTSLAKKGETLADSVQVISSYVDAFVMRHPQEGAARLASEFSNGVPVVNGGDGANQHPTQTLLDLFSIYETQGTLDNLNVAFVGDLKYGRTVHSLTQALSKFNNVRFFFIAPEVLAMPDYICEELEEMGIQYSMHSSIEDVVPELDVLYMTRVQKERFDASEYAHMKSAYILTADTLKDARQNMKVLHPLPRVDEITTDVDKTPHAYYFEQAENGVYAREALLALVLNDTL